One window from the genome of Leptospira ryugenii encodes:
- a CDS encoding DUF2225 domain-containing protein, with protein MSESENSEKIISPIILQDVECPVCHYKEVKNYSLKSKTLPIRHNIFEVPVYDENPKYTYVDFNELQFTVCPVCFFNGANRSDFHFHGSLGEKHSTTDKKVVNYWAANYKQIKTQFNQKELSPDAFQHPRSEDAIILSVNLAIYKSTIEIHAKVPFTLIKRAHRYIRLFCLRQKYNLAADTILLKKAIEDLEEVFRLSDFPEKIYEFEVLYLIIVCSLKVGDEAKAADYIKVLDVTRAEIAQEAKTNPRAPLTDVTKWNTKAKELWQNRHDPKVWDLIQ; from the coding sequence GTGTCGGAAAGCGAAAATAGTGAGAAAATAATCAGCCCAATTATTTTACAGGATGTGGAATGCCCAGTTTGCCATTACAAAGAGGTAAAGAATTATTCACTGAAATCCAAAACACTTCCCATTCGGCACAATATCTTTGAAGTCCCTGTCTATGATGAAAACCCAAAGTATACCTATGTAGATTTTAATGAGTTACAATTCACAGTATGCCCTGTTTGTTTTTTCAACGGTGCCAATCGCAGTGACTTTCATTTCCATGGAAGTTTGGGTGAGAAACATTCTACGACTGACAAAAAGGTAGTGAACTATTGGGCCGCAAATTACAAACAAATCAAAACACAGTTCAATCAGAAAGAGCTGTCACCTGATGCCTTCCAACACCCAAGAAGCGAGGATGCCATAATCCTCAGCGTAAATCTCGCCATCTACAAAAGTACAATTGAAATCCATGCAAAGGTTCCTTTCACTCTGATCAAACGCGCTCACCGCTACATCCGTCTTTTTTGTTTGAGGCAAAAATACAATCTAGCAGCCGATACAATTCTCTTAAAGAAAGCGATTGAAGATTTGGAAGAGGTGTTTCGGCTCTCTGATTTTCCAGAAAAAATTTATGAATTTGAAGTTCTTTATTTGATTATAGTTTGCTCACTCAAAGTTGGTGATGAAGCAAAGGCTGCCGATTATATTAAGGTCTTAGACGTAACGCGTGCTGAAATTGCCCAAGAGGCCAAAACAAATCCGCGTGCTCCCCTAACGGATGTAACAAAATGGAATACCAAGGCAAAGGAGTTATGGCAGAATAGACATGACCCGAAAGTATGGGATCTTATCCAATGA
- a CDS encoding class I SAM-dependent methyltransferase gives MVNQIVSNLCPLCGNSSEQFFKNRLRSYLKCNGCYSVFMDPIYHPSQIQEKTRYLEHNNRLDDLGYQNFLKPLIDYVCLHTGQNEIGLDFGCGTVPIASHLLQKKGYQMWSYDPYFFPETKALEQRYDFLVASEVIEHFRKPRDEFFRMKSLLKEKAQLFFMTSLFEEGMDFQKWYYKDDQTHLFFYEKRAFDWICDYFQFSSVEVNGKLIRFVLDP, from the coding sequence ATGGTAAATCAGATAGTTTCAAATCTTTGTCCGCTTTGTGGAAATAGTTCGGAACAATTTTTTAAGAATCGATTGAGATCATATTTGAAATGTAATGGCTGTTATTCTGTATTTATGGATCCAATCTATCATCCGAGTCAAATACAGGAGAAAACGAGATATCTGGAACACAACAATCGATTGGATGACCTGGGATACCAAAACTTTTTAAAACCACTCATAGACTATGTTTGTTTACATACTGGTCAAAATGAGATAGGACTAGACTTCGGCTGTGGTACGGTACCCATTGCTTCCCACTTATTGCAAAAAAAAGGATATCAAATGTGGAGCTATGATCCTTATTTTTTTCCAGAAACGAAAGCATTGGAACAACGCTACGATTTTTTAGTGGCTAGTGAAGTCATAGAACACTTTCGTAAGCCGCGCGATGAATTTTTCAGGATGAAAAGTTTGTTAAAAGAGAAAGCCCAATTATTTTTTATGACTTCACTGTTTGAAGAAGGAATGGATTTTCAAAAATGGTATTATAAAGATGACCAAACTCATTTATTTTTCTATGAAAAAAGGGCATTCGATTGGATATGTGACTACTTTCAATTTAGTTCCGTTGAAGTAAATGGTAAATTGATTAGGTTTGTTCTGGATCCTTGA
- a CDS encoding FtsX-like permease family protein, with translation MSLTSLTLIIVCKNEEQEEDVPEVKSLSYISFAWKILIRDRLFSLVYGVSGMVLSGFFFLAIRVHIHLYGGLSISNIVSFDQTPQILFYSSFFGLSCLVLFQCVERLGDIGVMMAVGGNRWGCIWLQSLVLVLLVIPASVLGFFLSQIVAPPATWTLSSEIYSFFLGTAILILLCFGVSIPSIGLTTFVDPYRAIRRQR, from the coding sequence ATGTCTCTGACTTCCCTAACCTTAATAATCGTTTGTAAAAATGAGGAACAAGAAGAAGATGTCCCTGAAGTGAAATCGCTTTCCTATATCTCGTTTGCTTGGAAAATCTTGATAAGGGACCGACTCTTTTCCCTTGTCTATGGAGTCTCGGGAATGGTCCTGTCTGGCTTCTTTTTTCTGGCGATTCGTGTCCACATCCATCTTTACGGCGGTCTCTCTATTTCTAATATCGTTTCCTTTGACCAAACTCCCCAGATTCTTTTCTATTCCAGTTTTTTCGGGCTTTCTTGCCTAGTTCTATTTCAATGTGTAGAGCGCTTAGGTGACATCGGGGTGATGATGGCGGTCGGAGGGAACCGTTGGGGCTGCATTTGGCTCCAAAGCCTAGTTCTAGTCCTCCTAGTGATCCCTGCCTCTGTCCTTGGTTTTTTCCTGTCCCAAATAGTCGCTCCCCCCGCTACCTGGACACTCAGCTCGGAGATTTACAGCTTTTTTTTAGGGACCGCCATACTCATCCTGCTCTGTTTTGGGGTGTCCATCCCGAGCATTGGCCTCACTACTTTTGTGGATCCCTACCGCGCAATCCGGAGACAAAGGTAA
- a CDS encoding NAD(P)H-dependent oxidoreductase — MNPRDKILIINGHPDPESYNKALALAYEKGALATGAEVRSIHLHQLKFQVVLSYGYRKRTELEPDLQKAQDSILWANHIVWFYPVWWGSLPALLKGFIDRVFLPGFAFKKRENSLFWDKLLVGKSAHIISTMDQPTWYYWLVYRAPSHRAMKLLTLEFSGIRPVKITSIGPIRLSKDSFRKKHLDRMESFGRKRK, encoded by the coding sequence ATGAATCCTCGTGATAAGATCCTCATCATCAATGGACACCCTGACCCAGAGAGCTATAACAAAGCATTAGCCTTAGCTTATGAAAAAGGTGCTTTGGCAACGGGTGCAGAAGTTCGCAGTATCCATCTTCACCAACTCAAATTCCAAGTTGTTCTCTCCTATGGCTATCGCAAACGAACGGAGCTCGAACCTGATCTGCAGAAGGCGCAAGACTCCATCCTTTGGGCAAATCATATTGTCTGGTTCTACCCTGTATGGTGGGGCAGTCTTCCGGCCCTCCTCAAAGGATTCATTGACCGCGTTTTCTTACCAGGATTTGCCTTCAAAAAAAGAGAGAACTCTTTGTTTTGGGATAAGCTACTTGTGGGCAAGTCGGCTCATATCATTTCAACGATGGACCAACCAACTTGGTACTATTGGTTGGTGTACCGAGCCCCAAGCCACCGAGCTATGAAATTATTAACACTAGAATTCTCTGGGATCCGTCCAGTAAAGATCACAAGCATTGGACCCATTCGGCTCTCAAAGGATAGCTTTCGCAAAAAACATTTAGATCGCATGGAATCCTTTGGCAGAAAGAGAAAGTAA
- a CDS encoding chloride channel protein, whose product MKILLSSILMRGNKLEGLFVVLYWTCLAVFLGGIIGSLSAGFLFSLGKVNSIRESNPNLIFFLPIAGVFIVFLFEKYGQSLQKGTDLIITEFHSPNKKLPFRFVPFVWLGTLLTHLFGGSSGREGTAVQMGAATADQMYHLLTPKKPELRRLFLAIGVSAGFGSVFGTPLAGMVFAMELFSRGIAITRSLYPCLVSSITADLICRLYGVHHTNFPNLPSISLNPFSILQVAIVGMLFGVCAFSYTFVMDGFQKVFQPIKDQPYKKAFVLCILLLGLCLIIDGRMYLGLGISTIENSFNMGMGPFDFFWKLLFTAITLSAGLKGGEVTPLFFIGACLGNALFALFDLPLSLLAGLGMISVFIGASNTPLAGIVMGIELFGTGISIPLAISVIFAYLSSGEKGIYHSQTIDSPKHIFYSKSNQNEIKDPEQT is encoded by the coding sequence ATGAAAATTTTACTTTCCTCAATACTCATGCGCGGAAATAAGCTGGAAGGATTGTTTGTGGTCCTCTATTGGACTTGCCTGGCAGTCTTTCTCGGTGGAATCATAGGTTCTTTGTCAGCTGGCTTTTTGTTTAGCCTTGGAAAGGTAAACTCGATACGGGAATCAAATCCAAATTTGATTTTTTTTCTCCCTATTGCTGGGGTGTTCATCGTCTTTTTGTTTGAGAAATACGGCCAATCTCTCCAAAAAGGGACAGATCTTATCATCACAGAATTCCACAGTCCAAACAAAAAACTTCCCTTTCGGTTTGTACCTTTTGTCTGGCTCGGCACCCTTTTAACTCACCTATTTGGAGGATCCTCCGGTCGGGAGGGCACAGCGGTCCAAATGGGAGCCGCTACCGCTGACCAAATGTATCACCTTCTCACTCCCAAAAAACCTGAGCTTAGACGATTGTTTCTAGCCATTGGGGTATCTGCTGGATTTGGTTCTGTCTTTGGAACTCCCTTAGCAGGAATGGTATTTGCCATGGAATTGTTTTCGCGGGGAATTGCGATCACAAGGTCACTATATCCTTGTTTGGTGTCATCTATTACTGCTGACCTTATCTGTAGATTGTATGGAGTTCACCATACAAACTTTCCTAATCTTCCCTCTATCTCACTAAATCCTTTTTCGATACTCCAAGTCGCAATTGTTGGTATGCTCTTTGGCGTTTGTGCATTCTCCTATACTTTTGTGATGGATGGATTTCAAAAAGTCTTTCAGCCAATAAAAGACCAGCCTTATAAAAAAGCATTTGTTCTCTGCATCCTTTTGCTCGGCCTCTGCCTTATCATAGATGGACGGATGTATCTTGGACTAGGTATCAGTACAATTGAAAATTCATTTAATATGGGTATGGGTCCTTTTGATTTTTTTTGGAAACTTCTTTTCACTGCCATAACTCTTTCAGCTGGTCTAAAAGGCGGCGAGGTCACACCTCTATTTTTTATTGGAGCATGCCTTGGCAATGCACTATTTGCACTCTTTGATTTACCTCTCTCACTTTTGGCCGGACTAGGTATGATTTCTGTTTTTATAGGAGCAAGTAACACACCTTTAGCGGGCATAGTCATGGGTATCGAATTGTTTGGGACAGGCATCAGCATTCCGCTCGCCATATCTGTCATATTTGCTTACCTTTCCAGTGGAGAAAAAGGTATCTACCACAGCCAAACAATTGACTCTCCAAAACATATATTTTACAGTAAGTCAAATCAAAACGAGATCAAGGATCCAGAACAAACCTAA
- a CDS encoding ROK family protein, with protein sequence MSTSLSIGIDIGGGSIKSGLYDFTGKEISTTVVETPKDVRTDEFLNCLDKAIEPFSKSPNLKGIGVGSPGPLDNENGILLESANLHYLKDVPITNYLSSQWKLPIFYENDANCAALGEAKFGKYHFASSHLVLTLGTGLGGGFVEDGILFRGYHGNGIEIGHTTAVIDGALCGCGQRGCQEAYFSTKGFLNRYLERTSRQLRDAEDFFSLVKGSDPDAVQILDFGIVTMAECIRSAIHMLNPEAVVLVGGITKAWDLFGDKLEAKVRERIFPVLNDRLIFGKGENLAGSLGAASLVFSNA encoded by the coding sequence ATGAGCACCTCTCTTTCCATAGGCATCGATATAGGTGGTGGCTCGATTAAGTCTGGTTTATACGATTTCACTGGGAAAGAAATTTCAACGACCGTTGTCGAAACTCCGAAAGATGTTCGAACTGATGAGTTTCTTAATTGTTTAGATAAGGCAATTGAACCATTTTCTAAGTCACCAAACTTAAAAGGCATTGGGGTTGGCTCTCCTGGTCCTTTGGACAACGAGAACGGTATCCTTTTGGAGAGTGCCAATTTACACTATCTGAAGGATGTACCTATCACAAATTACCTTTCCTCCCAATGGAAACTACCCATCTTCTATGAAAATGATGCCAACTGTGCTGCATTAGGTGAAGCTAAATTTGGGAAATACCACTTTGCCAGTTCACATCTCGTGCTTACCTTAGGTACGGGACTAGGCGGTGGGTTTGTAGAAGATGGCATTCTATTTCGAGGATACCATGGCAACGGAATTGAAATCGGGCATACAACCGCTGTGATCGATGGTGCACTCTGCGGCTGTGGCCAAAGAGGTTGCCAGGAAGCCTACTTTTCGACAAAGGGTTTTTTAAATCGATACTTGGAACGAACCTCACGACAACTGAGAGATGCAGAGGACTTTTTTTCTTTGGTCAAAGGATCAGATCCCGATGCAGTCCAGATTCTGGATTTTGGAATTGTAACTATGGCAGAGTGCATACGGTCAGCCATCCATATGTTGAATCCAGAAGCTGTTGTTTTGGTTGGTGGTATTACCAAGGCCTGGGATCTCTTCGGGGACAAATTGGAGGCGAAGGTGCGAGAACGTATTTTTCCCGTTTTGAATGATAGATTGATCTTTGGAAAAGGAGAAAATTTAGCTGGAAGCCTTGGCGCCGCCAGTTTAGTATTTAGTAACGCATGA
- a CDS encoding histidine triad nucleotide-binding protein, whose translation MTSPENCIFCKIIANEIPSKKVFEDEALFAFHDISPVAPLHILIIPKKHITSLNELLHEDIDLMGQIVLRASLLAKEFGISDHGYRLVNNCGEFGGQTVHHIHFHLLGGRHLTWPPG comes from the coding sequence ATGACAAGCCCAGAAAATTGTATCTTTTGTAAAATCATTGCCAATGAAATTCCATCCAAAAAAGTTTTTGAAGATGAGGCGCTCTTTGCATTTCATGATATTTCACCCGTTGCTCCTTTGCATATCTTGATCATACCTAAGAAACATATAACAAGCCTGAATGAGTTACTCCATGAAGACATTGACCTCATGGGTCAAATTGTTCTTAGAGCGAGTCTCTTAGCTAAGGAGTTCGGTATTTCTGATCATGGCTATAGATTGGTAAACAATTGTGGCGAGTTTGGCGGACAAACTGTTCACCATATTCACTTTCATCTTTTGGGTGGCAGACACCTTACCTGGCCTCCAGGTTAA
- a CDS encoding ABC transporter ATP-binding protein, protein MLLRVHRLSKLFGNDKAVDSISFDVNQGDYVAIIGPSGSGKTTLLSLLTGMLSPTEGDILYDNRRLSQITKRELYELRARELGLVFQFSELVGNLSIRDNILLPGLFTRKFSNAEYQRKCDYLLEHLLLSNFQNKLPRELSGGQIQKTAIARSLINEPSILFADEPSGDLDPENSLLVQNLLNEFNKRNLSIILVTHDMQLAYDAQTIYEMKQGKFDQVVKGI, encoded by the coding sequence ATGTTACTTCGCGTACACAGACTGAGCAAACTCTTTGGAAACGACAAAGCTGTGGATTCAATTTCCTTTGATGTCAACCAAGGCGACTATGTGGCCATCATAGGACCCTCGGGCTCAGGTAAAACCACTCTACTATCGCTTCTCACTGGCATGTTATCTCCCACGGAAGGGGATATTTTATATGACAACCGTAGGCTGAGCCAAATCACCAAACGCGAGCTATATGAACTGAGGGCTAGAGAATTAGGATTGGTATTTCAGTTTTCCGAACTAGTGGGAAATTTGAGCATTCGAGACAATATTTTGCTGCCTGGTTTATTCACTCGAAAGTTTTCGAATGCAGAGTACCAAAGAAAGTGTGACTATTTATTGGAGCACCTTCTACTCAGCAATTTCCAAAACAAACTGCCAAGAGAACTTTCCGGTGGACAGATCCAAAAGACAGCGATCGCAAGATCCTTGATCAATGAACCTTCCATACTCTTTGCTGACGAACCATCTGGTGACCTGGATCCCGAAAATAGCCTCCTTGTCCAAAACCTGTTAAACGAATTCAACAAAAGAAATCTATCCATTATTTTGGTGACTCATGATATGCAACTTGCTTATGATGCCCAAACCATTTATGAAATGAAGCAGGGCAAATTCGACCAAGTCGTAAAAGGAATATGA
- the ruvA gene encoding Holliday junction branch migration protein RuvA produces the protein MIGSLRGKLLRLDLDSILIEVSGVGYEVLIPFPLHLQLREEVGKEVFIHTYHSITDRSQKLFGFTSNQDRELFKLMKSLHGIGELTALKILSFFQADDLYKIANEDDKKSLEKIPKVKGKTSEKILFEIKQNLKKLESFIHSTERTVGTNLVQSDLAVLALQQLGYDEKTASKEVESIRKSQPSLEAGEIVRLVITK, from the coding sequence ATGATTGGCAGTTTAAGAGGCAAATTACTTCGTTTAGATCTGGACTCGATTTTAATTGAAGTATCGGGCGTTGGTTATGAAGTACTGATTCCGTTTCCCTTACACCTCCAGCTAAGAGAAGAGGTCGGCAAAGAAGTGTTTATCCATACATACCATTCCATAACGGACCGATCGCAAAAACTCTTTGGATTTACATCCAACCAAGATAGAGAACTCTTTAAGCTAATGAAATCATTACATGGTATAGGAGAACTTACGGCACTCAAGATTTTATCTTTTTTCCAAGCCGATGATCTCTATAAAATTGCCAATGAGGATGATAAAAAAAGTCTGGAAAAAATCCCTAAAGTAAAGGGAAAAACGTCTGAAAAAATTCTTTTTGAGATCAAACAAAACCTGAAGAAGCTAGAATCATTCATTCATAGTACTGAACGAACGGTAGGCACAAATTTAGTTCAATCCGACCTAGCTGTTTTAGCTCTTCAACAACTGGGTTATGATGAAAAAACTGCTTCCAAAGAAGTGGAATCCATCCGTAAATCTCAGCCAAGTTTAGAAGCCGGGGAAATCGTTCGTTTGGTCATCACAAAGTAA
- a CDS encoding restriction endonuclease, translated as MVFFILVGAGVIILGFLVTFIITQKRDGYSKALTLAAMGNFLDARAIVRDKLEEDHHNPYGHYVMAKIYSMENDPMNEAKHLEIIKKNARYTKDIDPVSVSNRVADIYYQKDFYEESFFHYLDTIQHDRSNPTACMRLGFMALGQKEFKIADNFFARLPEEKMNYSIYHIARGVISGVTGLGKEREYFEKAFKLEKSPVCGFLYALSLSRENKHKEAIQIANQIVDSIDDEYVRYTIFQFLMTEAVLMQNFPDALKNARLCLEMAKLDGWQSEIIESNIHFSMICTYMGKYEDASEPLIEAEANRLDDPEVIALANLKFKLERGMGNIDTLSIEYDLKRELNLLSVTLFPNSRYFELSGMRSSKPFNIKGLVDEQGNKLAKKLDLIGEDKFEKFISMPGTQFKNQATRMILKFGYRVTKEMANSEGDGVNYLCSSKDNVNERAIFRVRKWKDAKVSDVFIRDLLQQMEENGAEKAFIIGNFDLTEAARKVLSQRDGAVELINGDRLEDILEKTM; from the coding sequence TTGGTATTTTTCATTTTAGTTGGGGCAGGAGTGATCATTCTTGGTTTTCTCGTTACCTTTATCATCACACAAAAAAGAGATGGATATAGCAAAGCCCTAACACTTGCAGCTATGGGAAACTTTTTAGATGCTCGGGCGATAGTAAGAGATAAATTGGAAGAAGACCACCATAATCCTTACGGGCATTATGTGATGGCAAAAATTTATTCAATGGAAAATGATCCAATGAATGAAGCAAAACATCTCGAGATAATCAAAAAAAATGCTCGTTATACGAAGGATATTGATCCCGTAAGTGTTTCCAATAGAGTTGCAGATATTTATTACCAAAAAGATTTTTACGAAGAATCATTTTTTCACTATTTGGACACCATACAACATGATAGATCCAATCCTACCGCCTGTATGCGTTTAGGATTTATGGCACTTGGCCAGAAAGAGTTCAAGATCGCCGACAATTTCTTTGCAAGACTACCCGAAGAAAAAATGAATTATTCCATATATCACATTGCGAGAGGAGTGATATCAGGGGTAACAGGGCTTGGTAAAGAGCGGGAATACTTTGAAAAGGCTTTTAAATTAGAAAAATCTCCCGTCTGTGGATTTTTATACGCTCTTTCTCTTTCGAGAGAAAACAAACACAAAGAAGCCATCCAAATTGCAAACCAAATTGTGGATTCAATTGATGATGAATATGTAAGATATACAATCTTTCAATTTCTCATGACTGAAGCTGTTCTCATGCAAAATTTTCCTGATGCTTTGAAGAATGCTAGATTGTGTTTGGAAATGGCAAAATTAGATGGATGGCAGAGTGAGATCATTGAAAGCAACATTCATTTTTCTATGATCTGTACATATATGGGAAAGTATGAAGATGCTTCTGAACCATTGATCGAAGCAGAAGCAAATCGCTTGGACGACCCCGAGGTCATTGCGCTTGCAAATCTTAAGTTTAAATTAGAACGCGGCATGGGAAATATAGATACCCTTTCCATTGAGTATGATCTGAAGCGAGAATTGAACTTATTGTCCGTGACTTTATTTCCTAATTCAAGGTACTTTGAACTGAGTGGAATGCGTTCATCAAAACCCTTTAATATCAAAGGACTTGTGGATGAGCAGGGAAATAAACTAGCAAAGAAACTGGATCTCATTGGAGAAGATAAATTTGAAAAATTTATCAGTATGCCTGGCACACAATTTAAAAACCAAGCAACAAGGATGATTTTAAAATTTGGCTATCGCGTAACAAAAGAAATGGCAAACTCAGAAGGCGATGGAGTCAATTACCTTTGTTCTTCTAAAGACAATGTGAATGAAAGGGCAATCTTTCGAGTGAGAAAATGGAAAGATGCAAAAGTTTCAGATGTTTTTATCCGTGATTTACTCCAGCAGATGGAAGAGAATGGAGCGGAAAAAGCATTTATCATCGGAAATTTTGATTTAACAGAAGCGGCGAGAAAGGTTTTATCACAAAGAGATGGCGCAGTAGAATTGATCAACGGTGACCGATTGGAAGACATTCTAGAAAAAACAATGTAA
- a CDS encoding VOC family protein, with the protein MSRPFKVLGIQQVAIGGESKDKLSKFWVDVMGLTKVSDYKSEKENVDEDILSMGNGPFKVEIDLMQPIDPNKSPKVHDPKLNHIGLWIDDLAKAVEWLTAQGVRFTPGGIRKGAAGYDVCFIHPKGNEEFPLSSEGVLVELVQAPADVIKALS; encoded by the coding sequence ATGTCCCGTCCATTCAAAGTATTAGGTATCCAGCAAGTTGCTATCGGAGGAGAGTCCAAAGATAAACTTTCCAAATTCTGGGTTGATGTTATGGGCCTTACAAAGGTCTCTGATTACAAAAGTGAAAAAGAAAACGTAGATGAAGACATTCTTTCTATGGGGAATGGTCCCTTTAAAGTAGAAATCGATTTGATGCAGCCTATCGACCCCAACAAAAGCCCCAAGGTGCACGATCCTAAACTCAACCACATTGGTTTGTGGATTGATGATTTAGCAAAGGCTGTGGAATGGCTTACAGCACAGGGTGTTCGCTTTACTCCTGGTGGGATTCGAAAAGGTGCAGCAGGATATGATGTATGTTTTATCCACCCAAAAGGAAATGAAGAATTTCCTTTGTCCAGTGAAGGAGTTTTAGTAGAACTCGTCCAAGCACCTGCTGACGTAATCAAAGCCCTTTCGTAG
- a CDS encoding lysylphosphatidylglycerol synthase transmembrane domain-containing protein, whose product MKKWILGAGISVFALFILFKNFDIHEFDRLKGKIEWSYLFLIFLSNLWAFIPFSLRWYYLLDKKLSFYNAFVSAVICFGMNMVLPARGGDVLRILIAKRDANLTVPNVLSKLFLEKIMDLTMVVIIGVIAMIYLGLGEEKNLGLVFLSSIILIGIFVVLIAVRYFLSPIRRILGKTFALIKQEHFYQDKLDSHLVEFSAFLRGTYLLKPALLTIPTWLLGYAISYWLTTKMISIEVNYLEILLLMFMGAMGVAVPSAPSGIGVFHASIISGFLLLGREAGEGLVFATVTHLIQFVVLTSLAVIFYLAWTIVAKDSIPKTNDPNQ is encoded by the coding sequence ATGAAAAAATGGATTCTTGGCGCAGGGATTTCAGTATTTGCACTCTTTATCTTATTCAAAAATTTCGATATACATGAATTCGATCGATTAAAAGGAAAAATTGAATGGTCTTACTTGTTTTTAATTTTCCTTTCTAATCTTTGGGCATTTATACCTTTCTCTCTCCGGTGGTATTACTTACTTGATAAGAAGCTAAGCTTCTACAACGCATTTGTATCTGCTGTCATTTGCTTTGGAATGAATATGGTATTACCGGCTAGAGGTGGAGATGTTTTAAGAATCCTGATAGCTAAAAGAGATGCCAACTTAACCGTACCAAACGTACTTTCAAAACTATTTTTAGAAAAAATTATGGATCTCACAATGGTTGTCATCATTGGAGTGATAGCGATGATCTATCTTGGATTAGGAGAAGAAAAAAATCTTGGTTTGGTTTTTCTATCAAGTATAATATTGATAGGAATTTTTGTCGTTTTAATTGCAGTAAGATATTTTCTATCTCCAATTAGGCGTATACTCGGAAAAACTTTTGCTCTTATCAAACAAGAGCACTTTTACCAAGACAAATTGGATTCACACTTAGTGGAATTTAGTGCATTCCTAAGAGGAACCTATTTGTTAAAACCAGCACTTTTAACTATCCCAACTTGGTTGCTTGGTTATGCGATTTCTTATTGGTTAACTACAAAAATGATCTCCATCGAAGTGAATTATTTAGAGATATTGCTTTTGATGTTTATGGGAGCCATGGGTGTGGCCGTACCTTCCGCTCCCTCTGGCATAGGTGTGTTCCATGCCTCTATCATATCAGGCTTCCTTCTATTAGGAAGGGAGGCAGGAGAAGGGTTGGTTTTTGCGACCGTTACACACTTGATTCAATTTGTCGTGTTAACTTCTCTAGCTGTAATCTTTTACCTCGCTTGGACCATAGTCGCTAAAGACTCCATTCCTAAGACAAATGATCCAAACCAGTAA